In the genome of Polaribacter atrinae, one region contains:
- a CDS encoding arylesterase → MFSCKQDTTKNATNTEKTTTEIEINPTETSSVKTIVFFGDSLTAGYGLEDVNDAFPGIIQQKIDSLELGYTIVNSGVSGETTSGGKNRIDWVLNQKPTIFILELGANDGLRGVPLKQSKENLQAIIDAVKKKYPDTIIVLAGMQIPPNMGQEYTSEFKNMFPDLAKKNDLPLIPFLLENVGGISDLNQRDGIHPTKEGHQILAKNVWAVLKPILK, encoded by the coding sequence ATGTTTTCTTGTAAACAAGACACGACTAAAAATGCAACAAATACAGAAAAAACTACTACAGAAATCGAAATTAATCCGACAGAAACTAGTAGTGTAAAAACCATTGTTTTCTTTGGAGATAGTTTAACTGCAGGCTATGGATTAGAAGATGTAAACGATGCTTTTCCAGGAATCATTCAACAAAAAATAGACTCTTTAGAGTTAGGATATACTATTGTAAATTCTGGTGTTAGTGGTGAAACTACCTCTGGTGGAAAAAATAGAATTGATTGGGTGCTGAATCAAAAACCAACTATTTTTATTTTAGAATTGGGTGCTAATGATGGTTTAAGAGGTGTGCCGTTAAAACAATCTAAAGAAAACCTACAAGCTATTATAGATGCTGTTAAAAAGAAATATCCAGATACGATTATTGTACTAGCCGGAATGCAAATTCCACCAAATATGGGGCAAGAATATACTTCTGAGTTTAAAAATATGTTCCCAGATTTGGCTAAAAAAAATGATTTGCCTTTAATTCCTTTTTTATTAGAAAATGTAGGTGGTATCTCCGATTTAAATCAACGAGACGGAATTCATCCT